The DNA window CGGCGCCAGCGACCATCTTTGCGTCGACTGTCTCGGTGCCCTCGGGTGATTTAACCGTCACCTCAACTCGATCATCGTGCTCGTCGACGCCGGTGACGGTGTGGCGCTCGCGCACGTCGGCACCTGCCTCGCGGGCCAGATCCGCGAGGTGGCGGTCGAGGCCGACGCGGTCGATCACGTTCGAGACGGTTTCGTCCTTGTAAAACGGGTACGAATCGTCGCCGTCGGGCCGATCACCGTTCGGGCCGCCGACGTGGAACCGAGCGCCGCGGATGCGGTTCTGAAACAGGTCCTCGCGGGCATCAGGCCCGGTAAACTCCCATATATCGGTGCTGACGTGGCCCGAACAGGCCAGCGGCTCGCCCACTCTACCTTTCTCGAAGGCGACAACGTCGTACCCTTCTTCGGCGGCTCGCCGGGCGAACCGCGCTCCCGGCGGCCCGCAGCCGACGACGACGAAATCGTGCATCTCCGATACGGTGTGTCAGGTCCCGCGAGTAAATACCTTCTCGGTTCCGTTCGGGACGCCGCCGTCGCGGCACACCTTTATGTCCGAAAACGAGGCGACGCCCGGCCATGCGCTGACCCCCGACGCGGAACGGTTCGCGGTCGCACGGCACTTCGTTCCGCGCGCTCGCCCCTGTGCCGTCTGTTCGCCATCTGTGCGTTCACTCGACCACCGCCAGCCCTCGGGCGGTCTGCTCGTCGAACCGATCGGGCCAGTCGATACTGACCCTGTTCCAGCTCTCGCCGGCGTCCTCGGTCCGGAACAGGCCGGTGTTCGAGAGCGCCCAGAGTTCGCTAGGTTCGTCGCCAGACGATAGCACGTACCGGTACGTTCCCTGTCCGGTCGGCAGTCCCGCACCAGCCTCGTACTCGTCGCCGATCCGGGACCACGCACCCTCTCCACGCCTCCGGTAGACGTAGGACTCACCGACGCGGTGGGCGCTGTTGGCCCCGCTGGCCGCCGAGACGAGCACGGTATCGGGGTCGCCCGGATCGGCCGCGACGCTCCAGACGTAGTGGTGCTCCAGCCCGTTCTGTGGATGGCCCCACGTCATCCCGCCGTCTGTCGATTCGGCGTAGCCGTCCCCGGCCGCCGAGTAGACTCGGCCCGGCGCTTCGGGATGGGTCGCCAGCCAGTGGTTGTCGCGCCGGGAGCCCTCGGGCCGGTCGGTCCACGTCTCGCCGCCGTCCTCGCTCACCAGCAGGGCACCCGCCTCGATACCGACGTAGACGCGCTCGGGATCGGTCGGATCTAGCTCGATCCACCGGACGTGGTGGGTCGCGGGACGCGGCGGGAACGACCACTCGTCGGCAGAGGGCAGATCGGTCAGAGCGGGCAGTTCGCCCCACGTTTTGCCCGCGTCGGGCGACCGAAACAGCCGGCTCGGTTCGGTGCCGACCCAGATCTCGCGGGGATCGTGCGGACTCACGCGCACGGCGGTGACGGCCTCGGGAAGCGAGCCGGCGCCGATACGCTCCCAGCTCTCGCCGTCGACCGTCCGATACAGCCCCGACTCGAACGTCCCGCAGAACGCCTGTGTGTCCGTTGCGGCGACGCACTCGACCCGCTTATCCGCGAGACCTTCGGTAGCCAGCCATTCGCCGCCGCTCTCGCGGACCGTCAGAACGCCGTTGCGCATAGCCGCGTACACTGTCATGCGTTCACGTTTGTCCTACACGCTTATGAGTGCTTGACACAGCGAGGGTCGCGGAAAACAAGTAGTCAGGAATCGCCGCGGTCGGGGTGGCGTCAGCCGGTGCGGCGATCAGGCGAGGCCGTCGTCGCCGTCGCTCGGCGGGGCGATCGGATCGGAATCGCCGTCAGCATCGGGCCCCGACGACGAGTCGCCGCGAACGCGTTTCCAGAGCGCTTTGGGTGGTTTGCCGAACTGCTTCGTCCAGCCGAGTTTCAGCAGGCCGATCTGGCTGAGCGTCCCGGCGACAAACACCGCGGCGAAGGGGACGCCGGGTTCGATCAGTACCGGTGAGGGGTCGAGAGAGGTGGCAGCCTCGCGGAACGCGTCGACCGTCCACGCACGCGTCGCCAGCGCTGCGCCCAACAGCGCGGTGAGGGCCGGGAGCACCTTCGTGAACAGGAGCCCGCAGATCGCCGCACCGACGACGCCGCCCAGCAGCGTCGGGCCGAGCGTGGCGACGCCGAGGCTCCCGCCGTCGAGCCCGACGACCATCGCCGCGACGTACGACCCGAGCATGAATCCGGGAATCGTCGCTACGGTCGTGATTAGCGAGAACGCTAGGAACACGCCCACAACGGCGCCGACGAGCGCGGCGACGGCCACGGTCGTCGGTTCGGGTGCGACCGCATTGGCGAGCAAGAACCCGCCCGCCCCGCCCGAAAGCAGCCCGACGGCCGCCAGCGTGTACTTGAACAGCGCTGCGCCCGCGAACGCCAGAACCAAGCCGACGGCGACGAGCGCGATGTCGATCGGAGTCATAGCCACTAGTTACCAGACGAGCCGCAAATACTTTTGGCTATCCGGAATGTATCCGGCACGTTCTGGCCGCTCGCGCACTGTGCGGCACGAATGCCGTAGTCGTGCGGTGCAATGCTGTGGTAGAGACGACGCGGCGCGGCGCTACCAGAGAACTGCCGAGAGACAGCCGGTCGAGTTAGTCGTCGTCCGCCGCCGGCGCTGCTTTCTCGCGGTCCGACCGCGGTCCCTGCATATCGACATCTGGGAGCAGGTCACGTAGGTAGCGACCGGTGTGGGAGTCGTCGGTTCGGGCAACGTGCTCTGGCGTCCCCGCGGCGACGATCTGCCCGCCTCGCTCGCCGCCTTCGGGGCCGAGATCGAGCACGTGATCGGCGTTCTTGATGAGATCGAGCTCGTGCTCGACGACGACGACGGTGTTGCCGTTGTCGGTCAGGCGCTGGAGCACGTCGATCAGCTTGCGCTCGTCGGCCGAGTGCAGCCCGGTCGTGGGCTCGTCGAGCAGGTACAGCGTGTCGCCGGTCTGCTTTTTGCCTAACTCCTCGGCGAGCTTGATGCGCTGGGCCTCGCCGCCGGAAAGCGTCGTCGAGGGCTGGCCGAGCTTCATGTAATCGAGCCCAACGTCTTTGAGCAGTTTGAGCCGGCGCTCGATCCGGGAATCGTGTTCGAAAAAGTCGTAGGCCTCTTCGACGCTCATCTCCAGCACGTCGGCGATCGTCTTACCCTTGTACTCCACGTCGAGCGTCTCGTCGTTGTATCGGGCGCCGTCACACTCCTCGCAGGGGACGTGCACGTCGGACAGGAAGTTCATCTCGATCTTCACTGTTCCCTGCCCGCCACACTCCTCACAGCGGCCGCCCTTGACGTTGAACGAGAACCGCCCTTTCTCGTAGCCCCGCTGTTTGGAGAGTTCAGTTTGGGCGAACAGCTCCCGGATGTAGTCGAACACGCCGGTGTAGGTCGCGGGGTTCGACCGCGGCGTCCGGCCGATCGGGCTCTGGTCGATCAGGCGCACCGTCTC is part of the Natronoarchaeum philippinense genome and encodes:
- a CDS encoding WD40/YVTN/BNR-like repeat-containing protein, producing MTVYAAMRNGVLTVRESGGEWLATEGLADKRVECVAATDTQAFCGTFESGLYRTVDGESWERIGAGSLPEAVTAVRVSPHDPREIWVGTEPSRLFRSPDAGKTWGELPALTDLPSADEWSFPPRPATHHVRWIELDPTDPERVYVGIEAGALLVSEDGGETWTDRPEGSRRDNHWLATHPEAPGRVYSAAGDGYAESTDGGMTWGHPQNGLEHHYVWSVAADPGDPDTVLVSAASGANSAHRVGESYVYRRRGEGAWSRIGDEYEAGAGLPTGQGTYRYVLSSGDEPSELWALSNTGLFRTEDAGESWNRVSIDWPDRFDEQTARGLAVVE